One segment of Tamlana crocina DNA contains the following:
- a CDS encoding glycoside hydrolase family 31 protein — translation MILNTELEYKGNLFPSKIIKYEKNLNVLSFTTENGVKLEVTVRRDSILRFRFTTTGIFDNDFSYAITKYASRGYNHLEVTEDDDNYIITTSKLICHISKLDLRSSIYDAKDKSLICEDELGFHWEESYEFGGDVVKMSKTAQPGESYYGLGDKPVDNNLKGKRFENWVTDSYAYGRDTDPIYKTIPFYTALHNKKSYGIFFDNTFRSYFDFCSERRNISSFWAHGGEMNYYFIYGPEMSEVVANYTDLTGKPHEMPALWALGYHQCKWSYYPESNVKEITAKFRELKIPCDAIYLDIDYMEGFRCFTWSKEYFPDPKRMVKELADDGFKTIVIIDPGIKIDMDYSVFKEGLEKDYFCKRADGPYMKGKVWPGECYFPDFTKPEVREWWSDLFKELVEDIGVKGVWNDMNEPAVMDVPGKSFPDDVRHDYDGNPCSHRKAHNIYGMQMARATYQGLKKFSYPKRPFVITRAAYSGTQRYTSSWTGDNVATWDHLNIANLQAQRMAMSGFSFVGSDIGGFAEQPNGELYARWIQLGIFHPFCRTHSSGDHGDQEPWAFGKTITDVVRKFIELRYQLLPYLYTAFWRYADEGIPILKSLVLYDQEDSQTHYRNDEFIFGEKILACPVNGPNQKGRRMYIPRGQWYNFWTDEVVKGGQEIWVDADLDSMPIFVSEGAIIPKYPIQQYVGEKTIDELILDVYYKEGKEESMVYEDAGDGYDYIKGRYSLRNFKLHGKKDELIIQQHKSGKYVTTYKTFKLNLHGLPFKISKIEVDNVEIPFDQLKIDGENSLTLTKEFTELHIMA, via the coding sequence ATGATTTTAAACACCGAATTAGAATATAAAGGAAACCTGTTTCCTTCCAAAATAATAAAGTACGAAAAGAACCTTAACGTGCTTTCGTTCACCACAGAAAATGGCGTAAAACTTGAAGTTACCGTGCGCCGCGACAGTATCCTTCGTTTTAGGTTTACCACCACAGGTATTTTTGACAATGATTTTTCGTATGCCATTACAAAATATGCCAGCCGTGGTTACAACCATCTGGAAGTTACCGAAGACGACGATAATTACATAATCACCACTTCAAAACTCATTTGCCATATTTCGAAATTAGATTTGCGTTCGTCTATTTACGATGCCAAAGACAAGAGTTTAATTTGCGAAGACGAATTGGGCTTCCACTGGGAAGAAAGTTACGAGTTTGGTGGCGATGTGGTAAAAATGTCGAAAACCGCACAACCCGGAGAAAGCTATTACGGTTTGGGCGACAAACCTGTAGATAACAACTTAAAGGGCAAGCGTTTTGAGAATTGGGTAACCGACTCTTACGCCTACGGCCGCGATACCGACCCTATTTACAAAACCATACCGTTTTACACGGCTTTGCACAATAAAAAATCGTACGGTATCTTTTTTGATAATACCTTCCGTTCGTATTTCGATTTTTGCAGCGAACGTCGCAACATCTCCAGTTTTTGGGCACATGGCGGCGAAATGAACTATTATTTCATCTATGGCCCTGAAATGTCGGAAGTCGTGGCCAATTACACCGATTTAACCGGAAAACCCCACGAAATGCCGGCGCTTTGGGCTTTGGGCTACCACCAGTGTAAATGGAGTTATTATCCAGAATCGAACGTAAAGGAAATCACCGCCAAATTCAGGGAGCTTAAAATTCCTTGCGATGCCATTTATTTGGATATCGATTATATGGAAGGCTTTAGGTGTTTTACTTGGAGCAAAGAGTATTTCCCCGACCCGAAACGTATGGTTAAGGAATTGGCCGATGATGGCTTTAAAACCATCGTGATTATCGACCCAGGAATTAAGATCGATATGGATTATTCGGTATTCAAGGAAGGGCTTGAAAAAGACTATTTCTGTAAACGTGCCGATGGCCCATACATGAAAGGAAAAGTGTGGCCGGGCGAATGTTATTTCCCCGATTTTACAAAGCCGGAAGTGCGCGAATGGTGGTCCGATCTTTTCAAGGAATTGGTTGAAGATATAGGCGTAAAAGGCGTTTGGAACGATATGAACGAACCCGCCGTTATGGATGTTCCCGGGAAGTCGTTCCCCGACGATGTACGCCACGATTACGACGGCAACCCTTGTAGCCACCGTAAAGCACACAATATTTACGGTATGCAAATGGCCCGCGCTACCTACCAAGGTTTAAAGAAATTCTCTTACCCGAAACGACCTTTTGTCATCACTAGGGCGGCCTATTCGGGTACACAGCGCTATACCTCGAGTTGGACCGGCGATAACGTGGCCACTTGGGACCACTTAAACATTGCCAATTTACAGGCGCAACGTATGGCCATGTCTGGATTTTCGTTTGTAGGATCGGATATTGGCGGATTTGCCGAGCAACCCAATGGCGAACTGTACGCGCGATGGATCCAATTGGGTATTTTCCACCCGTTCTGCAGAACGCACTCCTCTGGCGACCATGGCGACCAGGAGCCTTGGGCTTTTGGAAAAACCATAACCGATGTGGTTCGTAAGTTTATCGAGCTGCGTTATCAACTGCTACCGTACTTGTACACGGCGTTTTGGCGCTATGCCGATGAGGGTATTCCAATTTTAAAATCGTTGGTGCTTTACGACCAAGAAGACTCGCAAACCCATTACCGAAACGATGAGTTTATTTTCGGTGAAAAGATACTAGCATGTCCAGTTAACGGACCGAACCAAAAAGGAAGACGCATGTACATTCCTCGAGGCCAATGGTACAATTTCTGGACCGATGAAGTGGTGAAAGGTGGACAAGAAATTTGGGTAGATGCCGATTTAGACAGCATGCCTATTTTTGTAAGCGAAGGTGCCATTATCCCTAAATACCCGATACAGCAGTATGTGGGCGAAAAAACCATCGACGAGCTTATTTTAGATGTGTATTACAAAGAAGGCAAGGAAGAATCCATGGTGTACGAAGATGCCGGTGATGGTTACGATTACATAAAAGGCCGTTATAGCTTAAGAAACTTTAAGCTGCACGGTAAAAAGGACGAGCTGATTATTCAACAACACAAGTCTGGAAAATATGTAACCACTTATAAAACCTTTAAATTGAACTTGCACGGCCTACCGTTCAAAATATCTAAAATAGAGGTTGATAATGTGGAGATTCCGTTTGATCAACTTAAAATAGATGGCGAGAATTCGTTAACCTTAACCAAAGAGTTTACAGAGTTGCATATTATGGCTTAA
- a CDS encoding DUF3800 domain-containing protein, with product MGKNKLMDYHRFLDEAGDTTFYGKGKKNIIGQNGVSKTFILGMIKVKDPLDEVRDKINALQNKIVNDEFYHVPSVLKKIERTGYYLHATDDLPEVRKEMFDLMKTINCSFEAVVGRKNIERYETKHKGKEEYFYADLLSHLLKNKLSKHDKLVMHISERGKSTKNHNLELAFLKAKQRFSKNNGDKESKTKVVFNVNYPTKDPLLNLADYFCWTIQRVFERGEIRYYNFVKDQVKLVIDLYDTKNYDGWKNYYDNRKNPLTAKNKISPLKH from the coding sequence ATGGGAAAAAATAAGTTAATGGATTATCATCGCTTTTTAGACGAAGCTGGAGATACCACTTTCTATGGTAAAGGCAAGAAGAACATTATTGGACAGAATGGTGTATCAAAAACCTTTATTCTTGGCATGATAAAAGTAAAAGATCCGCTAGATGAGGTAAGAGATAAAATAAATGCCCTTCAAAATAAAATTGTTAACGATGAGTTTTATCACGTCCCAAGTGTCTTAAAGAAAATCGAAAGAACTGGTTATTATTTGCACGCTACTGATGATTTGCCTGAAGTCAGAAAAGAAATGTTCGATTTAATGAAAACTATAAATTGTAGTTTTGAAGCTGTTGTAGGCAGAAAAAATATTGAGCGCTATGAAACAAAGCACAAAGGTAAAGAGGAGTATTTTTATGCAGACCTACTCTCCCATTTACTTAAGAATAAACTATCAAAACACGACAAGCTTGTTATGCATATTTCAGAACGTGGAAAAAGTACTAAAAACCATAATTTGGAACTGGCTTTTCTAAAGGCTAAACAAAGATTTTCAAAAAATAACGGAGATAAGGAATCAAAAACTAAAGTTGTTTTTAATGTAAACTACCCAACAAAAGACCCTCTATTAAATTTAGCAGATTATTTCTGCTGGACTATTCAACGTGTGTTTGAAAGAGGAGAAATTAGATACTATAACTTTGTTAAAGACCAAGTAAAATTGGTAATTGATTTATACGATACTAAGAATTATGATGGGTGGAAAAATTATTACGACAACCGTAAAAACCCATTAACAGCTAAAAATAAAATAAGCCCACTAAAACACTAA
- a CDS encoding sodium:proton antiporter, with the protein MLELAGIIILGILAQWVAWKFKIPAILPLILIGLLVGPIAAEFLSEDGNKWIEPVWNGKNGLFPGDGLYYFVSLAISVILFEGGLTLKRSEIKTVGPVITKLITIGAAITFFGGGILANQIFGLSWELAFLFSGLIIVTGPTVITPILRNIPLKKDVSAVLKWEGILIDPIGALVAVLVFEFISVEGDSGFTKTALIEFGKIILFGTTFGFTFAHALAFAINKKLIPHYLLNVVSLSTVLLVFVESEIFAHESGLLAVVVMGMVLGNSKLDNIKELLYFKESLSVLLISILFILLAANINYEDLTLLYTWKTAGLFAAIVFILRPLAVFVCSQGSKLKIKEKLFISWVGPRGIVAAGIASLFGSKLIRQGVEGAEYITPMVFMVVLGTVLLNATTARLFAKLVGVFLKKSEGILIVGASKVSRLLGHYLEMNGRHVVLIDSNDQNIEKAKELSLEAITTDIYSDTLMDNIELNDMGYLMALTANPDINKYAINKFSEQFGENGSFRLVTTEEMQDDINNPEDGLFSHKDDFSRLIQLARKHPSIQEIDLEDKAHYEELIKISNNDEDIIPLFIKDKKGELHIISSFNLDVKTIEEGYQLVYLGKPFDVEKVPTAETPVAKED; encoded by the coding sequence ATGTTAGAATTAGCTGGAATCATTATATTGGGAATATTGGCACAATGGGTGGCCTGGAAATTTAAAATTCCCGCTATTTTACCTCTAATATTAATCGGCTTGTTGGTAGGCCCAATTGCAGCCGAGTTTTTAAGTGAAGACGGCAATAAATGGATTGAACCGGTTTGGAACGGAAAAAATGGATTGTTTCCGGGCGACGGACTTTACTATTTCGTGTCTCTCGCTATTAGTGTGATTCTTTTTGAGGGAGGACTCACCTTGAAGCGGTCTGAAATTAAAACCGTAGGCCCCGTTATTACAAAACTCATTACCATTGGTGCAGCCATTACGTTTTTTGGTGGTGGTATTTTGGCCAATCAAATTTTTGGGCTTAGTTGGGAACTGGCGTTTTTGTTTTCTGGGCTTATCATCGTTACCGGCCCGACGGTAATTACCCCGATTTTAAGGAACATTCCGCTAAAAAAAGATGTTTCCGCAGTACTGAAATGGGAAGGTATTTTAATCGATCCCATTGGGGCCTTGGTAGCCGTATTGGTGTTTGAGTTTATTAGCGTGGAAGGCGATAGCGGCTTCACCAAAACGGCACTCATTGAGTTCGGGAAAATCATTCTTTTTGGTACTACCTTCGGGTTTACCTTTGCCCATGCTTTGGCGTTTGCTATCAACAAAAAGCTTATTCCGCATTATCTGCTCAACGTGGTGTCGTTATCTACCGTGCTATTGGTGTTTGTAGAGTCGGAGATTTTTGCCCACGAATCGGGGCTTTTGGCCGTTGTAGTTATGGGTATGGTTTTGGGTAACAGTAAGCTGGATAACATTAAAGAACTGCTTTATTTCAAGGAATCGTTGAGTGTTCTGCTGATTTCAATACTCTTTATTTTATTGGCGGCCAACATCAATTATGAAGATTTAACCTTGCTCTACACTTGGAAAACGGCAGGGCTGTTTGCGGCCATTGTTTTTATTCTTCGTCCGTTGGCGGTGTTTGTGTGTTCCCAAGGCTCTAAACTAAAAATTAAAGAAAAGCTATTTATAAGTTGGGTAGGGCCAAGAGGTATTGTGGCCGCAGGTATTGCCTCCCTATTTGGTAGTAAACTGATCAGGCAAGGTGTTGAAGGTGCCGAGTACATTACCCCCATGGTTTTTATGGTAGTGCTGGGTACGGTTTTGTTAAATGCCACAACGGCCCGATTGTTTGCCAAATTGGTGGGTGTGTTCCTTAAAAAGTCAGAAGGTATTTTAATTGTTGGGGCATCAAAAGTGTCGCGTTTATTGGGGCATTATTTAGAAATGAACGGCAGGCACGTGGTGCTTATCGATAGTAATGACCAAAATATTGAAAAAGCCAAGGAACTCAGCCTGGAAGCCATAACTACCGATATTTATTCCGATACGCTAATGGATAATATCGAACTGAACGACATGGGCTATTTAATGGCACTTACCGCCAACCCCGATATTAACAAGTATGCCATAAATAAATTCAGCGAACAGTTTGGTGAAAACGGCTCGTTTAGGCTGGTAACCACCGAAGAGATGCAGGACGACATCAACAACCCCGAAGACGGCCTGTTTTCGCATAAAGACGATTTTAGCCGATTGATTCAATTGGCACGGAAACATCCGTCTATCCAGGAAATCGATTTGGAAGACAAGGCGCATTACGAGGAACTGATAAAAATCTCGAATAACGATGAAGATATCATCCCGCTGTTTATCAAAGACAAAAAAGGCGAATTGCACATTATCTCTTCCTTTAATCTGGATGTAAAAACTATTGAAGAAGGCTACCAATTGGTGTATTTAGGAAAACCTTTTGATGTTGAAAAAGTACCCACAGCCGAAACACCGGTAGCGAAGGAAGATTGA
- a CDS encoding SLC13 family permease — MDILITFAIILVGAFLFVKDYFSIDTTSILIMAMFIVVGVLSPEEGFSGFNHPATITLGCIFVVSGGIFSSGVLDGLSHRIIKLAKIHYSVALVVFCSISGVFSAFINDTAVVALLLPIALTVCRETYITPSRLLMPISFAALFGGTCTLIGTSTNILVSSYAKKYGVDEFGMFEFSLAALCLLAVGFAYMFIVGPLLLPKNRGDNEEFTKKAETYITELYVEENCKDIGEDIDKSILVNDYNVNILSILRNGVLKHNFGKNAKILEGDILKIIVPPETMSRLLSMEGYSVKGNKRMKKAEDQYKSFNLYEVIIPFGSSLAGSSLKEINFRRQYNSSVVAIRQRGEVKYDKLTRVTLNEGDMLLMLSENEEINSLVSQNLIVKLSEYEKKKTNYKKAIPAVLIGVGVVLAASLNITSILISAMVGALLMVLLGILKPIEAYKAVEWKVIFMMAGVLSMGTALEKTGGATLIAHYIMTTLGQYSAHITLAIIYLSALVLTNLISSKATAALLVPIVINLSQSMQISERPFLVAVMFACSLTFMTPMSYPTNTMVYAPGNYKFVDFLKMGTPLNLLIWLAACLVIPYFFPFTIS, encoded by the coding sequence ATGGATATTTTAATCACTTTTGCCATTATTCTGGTTGGTGCGTTTCTATTTGTGAAAGATTACTTTTCTATAGATACCACTTCCATTTTAATTATGGCCATGTTTATTGTGGTTGGTGTATTGAGCCCAGAAGAAGGTTTTTCGGGTTTTAACCATCCGGCTACCATTACTTTAGGTTGTATTTTTGTGGTTAGTGGTGGTATTTTTAGTTCGGGTGTTTTAGATGGGTTAAGCCATCGTATTATTAAATTGGCTAAGATACACTACAGTGTGGCATTGGTTGTTTTTTGTAGTATTTCTGGGGTGTTTTCCGCATTTATAAACGATACTGCCGTGGTGGCTCTGTTGCTGCCAATCGCCCTTACGGTATGCAGGGAAACCTATATTACGCCAAGCCGTTTGCTTATGCCCATTTCGTTTGCCGCTCTTTTTGGGGGCACTTGTACGTTAATTGGAACTTCCACCAATATTTTGGTGAGCAGTTACGCAAAAAAATATGGCGTTGACGAGTTCGGGATGTTCGAGTTTAGTTTGGCAGCGCTCTGTTTATTGGCCGTGGGTTTTGCTTATATGTTTATTGTTGGCCCGTTATTATTGCCAAAGAATAGGGGCGATAACGAAGAGTTTACCAAAAAGGCAGAGACTTACATTACCGAACTGTATGTAGAGGAAAATTGCAAAGATATTGGTGAAGATATCGACAAGTCGATTTTGGTTAATGATTACAATGTTAATATACTGTCCATTTTGCGCAATGGTGTTTTGAAGCATAACTTCGGAAAGAATGCCAAAATTTTGGAAGGCGATATTTTAAAAATCATTGTTCCGCCTGAAACCATGTCGCGACTGCTGAGTATGGAAGGCTATAGCGTAAAGGGCAACAAACGCATGAAAAAGGCCGAAGACCAATACAAATCGTTTAATTTGTACGAGGTCATCATTCCCTTTGGCTCGAGTTTGGCGGGCAGTTCACTCAAAGAAATTAATTTTAGGAGGCAATACAATTCTTCTGTTGTGGCCATCAGGCAACGTGGCGAGGTAAAGTACGATAAACTCACGCGCGTTACCTTAAACGAAGGCGACATGCTATTAATGCTAAGCGAAAACGAAGAAATAAACAGTTTGGTGTCTCAAAACCTAATCGTTAAACTTTCGGAATACGAAAAGAAAAAAACCAATTACAAAAAGGCTATTCCGGCAGTTTTAATAGGTGTTGGTGTGGTGTTGGCGGCTTCCCTAAATATCACATCCATTTTAATTAGTGCCATGGTTGGCGCTTTACTTATGGTACTTTTAGGTATTTTAAAGCCCATTGAAGCCTATAAAGCTGTGGAGTGGAAGGTTATTTTTATGATGGCCGGAGTCCTATCTATGGGTACAGCTTTAGAAAAAACAGGAGGGGCGACTTTAATTGCCCATTATATCATGACCACTTTGGGCCAGTACAGTGCCCATATTACTCTGGCTATTATTTATTTATCGGCATTGGTTTTAACCAATTTAATTTCCAGTAAGGCTACAGCGGCTTTGTTGGTGCCTATTGTTATTAATTTATCCCAAAGCATGCAGATTAGCGAACGGCCGTTTTTGGTTGCCGTTATGTTTGCTTGTTCGCTAACGTTTATGACACCCATGAGCTACCCTACAAATACTATGGTGTATGCGCCCGGAAACTATAAATTTGTCGATTTTTTAAAAATGGGAACCCCTTTAAATTTATTGATTTGGCTAGCCGCATGCCTTGTTATTCCTTACTTTTTCCCTTTCACGATAAGTTGA
- a CDS encoding MBL fold metallo-hydrolase: MQLYPINAGNLKLDGGAMFGVVPKSLWNRTNPADVNNMIDIATRCLLIEDGNRLILIDTGMGNKQSDKFFGYYYLWGDFDLDSSLKQYGFHRDDITDVFMTHLHFDHCGGSIQWNKDKTGYEPAFKNARFWTNKDHWQWATQPNAREKASFLKENILPMEESGQLHFTALPNGNTLKNSALGFDIFFADGHTDKQMIPLITYKGKTIAFMADLLPTAGHLPLPYVMGYDTRPLLTLDEKQKFLNLAAENNFYLFLEHDAHNEIITVKNTEKGVRLNEIYTAQEIFNL, encoded by the coding sequence ATGCAGTTATACCCCATTAACGCAGGAAACTTGAAACTTGACGGCGGTGCCATGTTTGGTGTGGTACCCAAATCGTTGTGGAACCGAACCAATCCCGCCGATGTCAACAACATGATTGATATTGCTACACGATGCTTGCTCATTGAAGACGGCAACAGGTTGATACTCATCGATACCGGAATGGGCAACAAGCAATCTGATAAATTTTTTGGCTACTACTACCTTTGGGGCGATTTTGATTTAGATTCGTCGTTAAAACAATACGGTTTCCATCGTGATGATATTACCGATGTGTTTATGACCCACTTGCATTTTGACCACTGCGGCGGGAGTATTCAGTGGAATAAAGACAAAACGGGCTACGAACCGGCATTTAAAAACGCCCGTTTCTGGACCAATAAAGACCACTGGCAATGGGCCACACAACCTAATGCTCGTGAAAAGGCTTCCTTTTTAAAGGAAAACATTTTGCCCATGGAAGAAAGTGGCCAATTGCATTTCACAGCACTTCCAAACGGAAATACACTTAAAAATTCGGCCTTAGGATTCGACATTTTTTTTGCCGATGGGCACACCGATAAACAAATGATTCCGCTTATTACTTATAAAGGCAAGACCATTGCTTTTATGGCCGATTTATTGCCAACCGCTGGACACTTGCCCTTGCCCTACGTTATGGGTTACGATACGCGGCCGCTATTAACCCTCGACGAAAAACAGAAGTTTTTAAATCTTGCTGCCGAAAATAATTTCTACCTCTTTCTGGAGCACGATGCCCATAACGAAATCATTACCGTAAAAAACACCGAAAAAGGCGTAAGACTCAACGAAATCTATACCGCCCAAGAGATATTCAATTTATAA
- a CDS encoding S8 family serine peptidase produces the protein MKTIKTLVAPLFISALIYGCGSTADIISTPVENIDSSPLKVSELTEAEAQNWGHLDLVKDTIPGMSVDKAYAELIKNRKGKKVIVAVLDSGIDIDHEDLDDVIWTNKDEIPNNGKDDDNNGYIDDIHGWNFLGDGYNEQLEYVRILASGDTSSPDYARAKTEYDTEYPKWMERKTQYDQIHQQVKGADQTLTKHFGKKDYTKEEVKNIKTDNEALNQAKQIAQYMFSNGLDSMAEAVKEIEDGLESINERLNYNLNKDFNGRVNGDDPNNMANKYYGNGNVKPSRKSESHGTHVAGIIAAERNNGKGANGVANNVEIMAVRTVPNGDEYDKDVALAIRYAVDNGAKIINGSFGKSYSPHSDWVRDAIAYAAKNDVVFVHAAGNDSKDVDVKPNYPDDNVNGEEISDTYIRVGALAPKYGSSMVATFSNYGKNNVDVFAPGDDVYSTTPENEYDSKGGTSMAAPAVAGVAALIRSYYPNLTAAQVKQIIMDSGLAINTKVIVGGNTSDIRPFADLSKSSKMANAYNALIMAAKMSK, from the coding sequence ATGAAAACAATAAAAACACTTGTTGCGCCACTTTTTATATCAGCCCTAATCTATGGCTGTGGAAGTACTGCAGACATCATTTCTACACCTGTTGAAAACATCGACTCCTCACCCTTAAAAGTTTCTGAGCTTACTGAAGCCGAGGCCCAAAACTGGGGACATTTGGACTTGGTAAAAGATACCATCCCCGGAATGAGTGTCGATAAAGCTTACGCCGAATTAATCAAAAACAGAAAGGGCAAAAAAGTAATTGTGGCCGTGCTCGATTCGGGTATCGACATCGATCACGAAGATTTGGATGATGTGATTTGGACCAACAAAGATGAAATTCCAAACAACGGAAAAGACGACGACAACAACGGATATATTGACGATATTCACGGTTGGAATTTTTTAGGCGATGGTTATAACGAACAACTGGAATATGTTAGGATTTTAGCAAGTGGTGATACCAGTAGCCCCGATTATGCACGAGCAAAAACAGAGTACGATACAGAATACCCCAAATGGATGGAAAGGAAAACCCAATACGACCAAATCCATCAACAAGTAAAGGGAGCCGACCAAACCTTAACGAAGCATTTCGGTAAAAAAGATTATACCAAAGAAGAAGTAAAAAACATTAAAACAGACAATGAAGCTTTAAACCAAGCTAAGCAAATAGCACAATACATGTTCAGTAACGGCCTAGATTCCATGGCCGAAGCCGTAAAAGAAATAGAAGATGGCCTAGAATCAATAAACGAAAGGTTAAACTATAATTTGAATAAAGATTTTAATGGTCGCGTTAACGGTGATGACCCCAATAATATGGCCAATAAATACTATGGGAACGGTAACGTAAAGCCGAGCAGAAAATCTGAAAGCCACGGCACACACGTTGCCGGCATTATAGCTGCCGAACGCAACAACGGAAAAGGCGCCAACGGTGTAGCCAACAATGTTGAAATCATGGCCGTAAGAACCGTGCCCAATGGTGATGAATACGATAAAGACGTCGCCTTAGCTATTAGGTATGCCGTTGATAATGGTGCCAAAATCATCAACGGAAGCTTTGGTAAAAGCTATTCCCCACATAGTGACTGGGTTCGCGATGCCATTGCCTATGCCGCAAAAAACGATGTGGTTTTTGTGCATGCCGCTGGTAACGACAGTAAAGATGTTGATGTAAAACCTAACTATCCAGATGATAACGTTAACGGTGAAGAAATATCAGATACTTATATAAGAGTGGGTGCCTTGGCGCCTAAATACGGATCTAGTATGGTAGCTACCTTTTCAAACTACGGAAAAAACAACGTAGATGTGTTTGCTCCAGGCGATGATGTTTATTCAACCACACCCGAAAATGAATACGACTCTAAAGGCGGTACTTCAATGGCGGCTCCTGCCGTTGCGGGGGTTGCAGCCTTAATCCGTTCCTATTATCCTAATTTAACCGCTGCCCAAGTAAAGCAGATTATTATGGATTCTGGGTTGGCCATAAACACTAAAGTTATTGTTGGCGGCAATACTAGCGATATCCGTCCGTTTGCCGATTTAAGCAAATCTTCAAAAATGGCAAATGCATACAATGCCTTGATTATGGCAGCGAAAATGTCGAAATAA